From the Maioricimonas rarisocia genome, one window contains:
- a CDS encoding Crp/Fnr family transcriptional regulator, translating to MLQNNNNPSQVAQCAVLQDMNEAELEAFFGHVEFRCFEAGETILEEGKSSQYLWIIATGKCQIIKNCGDGVSNTLAVLEPGGVFGEMSFFEEAPHSASVNALTDTETMLLSRAGYDELIESHPSVAYKIASRIVGLVASRLRQMDEWTCRLVDQQDSEERYAEWQDFRNKLYSEWSF from the coding sequence ATGCTCCAGAATAACAACAATCCTTCGCAGGTCGCCCAGTGTGCGGTGCTGCAGGACATGAACGAGGCGGAACTCGAAGCGTTCTTCGGTCACGTCGAGTTTCGCTGTTTCGAAGCTGGTGAAACGATCCTCGAGGAGGGGAAGTCTTCCCAGTACCTGTGGATCATTGCGACCGGAAAGTGCCAGATCATCAAGAACTGCGGCGATGGCGTGTCGAATACGCTCGCCGTGCTCGAACCGGGAGGTGTCTTCGGAGAAATGTCGTTCTTCGAAGAGGCTCCCCACTCGGCGAGCGTCAACGCATTGACCGACACCGAGACGATGCTGCTCTCGAGGGCCGGCTACGACGAACTCATCGAGAGTCACCCGTCCGTCGCCTACAAGATCGCCTCGCGAATCGTCGGGCTGGTTGCGTCGCGGCTGCGGCAGATGGACGAATGGACCTGCCGGCTGGTCGATCAGCAGGATAGCGAAGAGCGCTATGCCGAGTGGCAGGACTTCCGCAACAAGCTCTACTCGGAATGGTCGTTCTGA
- the sucC gene encoding ADP-forming succinate--CoA ligase subunit beta, which translates to MKIHEYQAKQLFAAAGVPIPKGIVAKTADEAAAAYETLGTKVAVVKSQIHAGGRGKGRFKEHPDQAGVVLVKSAEEARENAARMLDSTLVTIQTGDEGKQVSTLYVEQGLDIARELYLGVVVDREVGKPVVIMSSEGGMAIEEIAEESPEKIIREHFDPAIGLQPYQVRKLGNALGFDKAAMKSAATFLPKICRFFVDSDCSMAEINPLIITGDGALLALDAKVSFDENAMFRHKDFLELRDLAEEEPNEIQAQEAGLSYVKLDGNIGCLVNGAGLAMSTMDLIKLHGGEPANFLDVGGGANVDQVTEAFRIILADPNVKAILVNIFGGIMKCDTIVEALLGAYDNIGITLPLVVRLEGTNVEKARQMLADSGKQITTATDLTDAAQKVVGTLNA; encoded by the coding sequence ATGAAGATTCACGAATACCAGGCGAAGCAACTGTTTGCAGCGGCAGGAGTTCCGATCCCCAAAGGCATCGTGGCCAAAACAGCCGACGAAGCCGCCGCCGCGTACGAAACCCTCGGCACCAAAGTCGCCGTGGTGAAATCGCAGATCCACGCCGGTGGACGCGGCAAAGGCCGCTTCAAAGAGCATCCCGATCAGGCCGGCGTGGTGCTGGTGAAGTCGGCCGAGGAAGCCCGCGAGAATGCCGCCCGCATGCTCGACTCGACGCTGGTAACGATTCAGACCGGCGACGAAGGCAAACAGGTCAGCACGCTCTATGTCGAGCAGGGCCTGGACATCGCCCGCGAGCTGTACCTGGGCGTCGTCGTCGACCGCGAGGTCGGCAAGCCGGTCGTCATCATGTCCTCCGAGGGGGGCATGGCGATCGAAGAGATTGCCGAAGAATCGCCCGAGAAGATCATTCGCGAGCATTTCGACCCGGCGATCGGCCTGCAGCCGTACCAGGTCCGCAAGCTGGGCAACGCACTCGGCTTCGACAAGGCCGCGATGAAGTCGGCAGCCACCTTCCTGCCGAAGATCTGCCGCTTCTTCGTCGACAGCGACTGCAGCATGGCGGAGATCAACCCGCTGATCATCACCGGCGACGGGGCGCTGCTGGCTCTGGATGCGAAGGTCTCCTTTGACGAGAACGCCATGTTCCGTCACAAGGATTTCCTCGAACTCCGCGACCTGGCCGAAGAAGAGCCGAACGAAATCCAGGCCCAGGAAGCCGGCCTGAGCTACGTGAAACTGGACGGCAACATCGGCTGCCTGGTCAACGGAGCCGGGCTGGCCATGAGCACCATGGACCTGATCAAGCTGCATGGTGGCGAGCCGGCCAACTTTTTGGACGTCGGCGGCGGAGCCAATGTCGATCAGGTGACCGAAGCGTTCCGGATCATCCTCGCCGATCCCAACGTCAAGGCGATCCTGGTGAACATCTTCGGCGGCATCATGAAGTGCGACACGATTGTTGAAGCGCTGCTGGGTGCCTACGACAACATCGGCATCACGCTGCCGCTGGTCGTGCGGCTGGAAGGAACCAACGTCGAGAAGGCCCGGCAGATGCTGGCCGATTCGGGCAAGCAGATCACGACGGCCACCGACCTGACCGATGCCGCCCAGAAAGTCGTGGGAACGCTCAACGCCTGA
- the sucD gene encoding succinate--CoA ligase subunit alpha — protein MSILVDSNTRIITQGITGNAGLFHSQQCRKYASEECGRSEPVLVGGVTPGKGGTEVDGFPVFNSVREAAEQTGANTSMIFVPPPFAADAIMESADAGMKLIVAITEGIPVLDMAKVKRFLMDYPETRLIGPNCPGIITPGVAKIGIMPGYIHTPGNVGLISKSGTLTYEAVWQLSNIGLGQSTAIGIGGDPIIGTTYIDLLELFQQDDGTEAMLMIGEIGGDAEIRAAEYIRDHVTKPVAAFIAGKTAPPGKRMGHAGAIISGGSGTAAEKVAALEAVGVEVAESPADMGAAIQRAIAKAK, from the coding sequence ATGAGCATTCTCGTTGACAGCAATACCCGGATCATTACGCAGGGGATCACCGGCAATGCCGGCCTGTTCCACTCCCAGCAGTGTCGCAAGTACGCCAGCGAGGAATGCGGCCGCAGCGAGCCGGTCCTCGTCGGTGGAGTGACGCCGGGCAAAGGCGGAACAGAAGTGGACGGCTTCCCGGTCTTCAACTCGGTGCGTGAAGCGGCCGAGCAGACCGGCGCCAACACCTCGATGATCTTCGTGCCGCCCCCGTTCGCCGCCGACGCCATCATGGAATCGGCCGACGCCGGCATGAAGCTGATCGTGGCCATCACCGAGGGCATCCCCGTCCTCGACATGGCGAAGGTCAAGCGGTTCCTGATGGACTACCCCGAAACGCGGCTGATCGGCCCGAACTGTCCCGGCATCATCACGCCGGGCGTCGCCAAGATCGGCATCATGCCGGGCTATATCCACACGCCGGGCAACGTCGGCCTGATCAGCAAGAGCGGCACGCTGACCTACGAAGCCGTCTGGCAGTTGAGCAACATCGGCCTGGGCCAGTCGACGGCAATCGGCATCGGCGGTGATCCGATCATCGGCACCACCTACATCGACCTGCTCGAACTGTTCCAGCAGGACGACGGGACCGAGGCGATGCTGATGATCGGCGAGATCGGTGGCGATGCCGAAATCCGGGCCGCGGAGTACATCCGCGATCACGTCACCAAGCCGGTCGCGGCGTTCATCGCCGGCAAGACAGCCCCTCCCGGCAAGCGGATGGGACATGCCGGCGCGATCATCTCGGGTGGCAGTGGAACGGCCGCCGAGAAAGTGGCCGCCCTCGAAGCGGTCGGCGTCGAAGTGGCCGAAAGCCCCGCCGACATGGGTGCCGCGATTCAGCGGGCGATCGCGAAAGCGAAGTGA
- a CDS encoding outer membrane protein assembly factor BamB family protein, producing MHAPARHRRRLPRAWLVTVISVISCSGLAASDRIDDRPPDDDVRQVHPPPDREAVPPDRPSDAPPPVTIESPPENPPEATAAPPPPPAAGLPITLDGEASEELTDALFSERQHLNAVLYRDRRSRIAISRTLSRGTDASTVELLTDLQAVLDAPHDSFAWVNQDTVPRPIRGMIDALLCQQPNAVRASYERRFGVEAAQLLKEARRDDSAAALSGVLRKYRRTRAGLTALAEAAALAQDRGQFAEAARLRAALLRDPLYRRLAPAAGQNVSHDGRLLQAHQTDAHATEGIRQASLNTTPVASSSDVRSQSILQTRSMPEWLYAFGNSSGLGGQSGSPPYPVPVWARSFVGDDSPSAAGESPLADEHAGWVEQRRSSRQPTGVAIYPIVSGETLLYRDYHGVTAVDVTTGRHLWTYTCHHSFAGEVEASGATSTTKASGSNSLRYEHEFAGNSACGVLTADRHHAYTVDWDAAAATRSATSGEPPVHSRLLALPLQTSEGEVQPAWTAGGDTGPLSGHVFLGPPLPVRGSLFCMTEHVGQLHLASLDPEDGSVRWLQPLAIVDRPIHEDEYRRRAVCMPSSDGGVIVCPTLLGAVVGVDAWTGDLLWTRLCVDDAVRSSVGRRPARRITEHADATLPSVPVVQHGRVVYLPPSSDQLFCLDLGSGKPLWDADRDTAHFVATVRNGVVLLVGRRHCIGRALADGRLLWKTKVGHPAGRGVVSDGHYLLPLSDGTLASLRIADGGLSTSLMPSVQRAHSDQPGRIGNLAAIDDGVVSVTPEGVQLFLPSARLQTRLEIEIAADPDDLGLRIQAAEVAMVLGETDTARGHLEAVLASSSDEAARKSVPLLRDLLYYELLAHRGPAAGVLQRLAELADSPREEARLLTVRLRVELGRAHYEAALGTAMRLRQLDYNGLVPLDLYGEHLVAPSAVSTSGLMRMLAGMSRTEQQLYGPRLLAFVGKSDTSVPGRQEQQRTTAISVGATHVTAAGEFHSGGLQEAGRGAAALDLRPHTVGFRPRTGDARTVPVMLAATFGEFGMATAGNQPVAMDERQGWNADSTLTVGAGAVAAFRNGEPWADVEIRQLPIEASPATPQRAGDFLQELRDHRECTPSTRAPYRLFDLGTSQGHKSLLFIDRRTANVLQTVRVPLPSWSGNQSRLRSCGRLLLMSGQQATAVSVDSPEPLWTWQPETDGETHDVRLGPVCESVCVAQSGSVLAALDPQTGRVLWQRFDVDADAGLFANERSGVFGDENLLVVFEADQKSYTLLETATGAVLRQGQLAIGPHDVRRPRRVIGRRLVYATRVENGLRWRVWDPKSDRLELDLSAHPRLLADHTEDGWLACLGTEGRLVIFDLAAGEVHTQLDFSPRAVAQLSSLTLLEDDERFYINLGVNRGYSRCVNMSSDLKWPHHTLSGHLIAVDRQTGARLWDCELENRSVLELGDRGELPFLVTVCAFRDATSRAPTSLLLELIDRRTGDSVASNDSLQRVPIVHVNSDTDHSRIQLIGPAGTIQLEGVAGAGDLLTVADVTAEEAAGQTDLTEDSAE from the coding sequence ATGCACGCACCGGCCCGCCACAGACGGCGGCTGCCGAGGGCGTGGCTGGTCACCGTCATCAGTGTGATCAGCTGTTCCGGCCTGGCAGCCTCTGACCGAATTGACGATCGTCCGCCTGACGACGATGTGCGACAGGTCCACCCTCCACCCGACCGCGAAGCGGTTCCCCCGGACCGACCTTCCGACGCTCCTCCCCCGGTGACAATCGAGTCTCCTCCGGAGAATCCTCCAGAGGCCACCGCTGCACCACCACCTCCTCCGGCTGCCGGACTGCCGATCACGCTGGATGGGGAAGCTTCCGAAGAACTGACCGACGCTCTTTTCTCGGAACGGCAACATCTGAACGCCGTTCTGTACCGCGACCGCCGCTCCCGGATCGCGATCAGCCGCACTCTTTCCCGTGGCACCGACGCTTCGACCGTCGAGCTGCTCACGGACCTGCAGGCGGTGCTGGATGCCCCCCACGATTCCTTTGCCTGGGTCAATCAGGATACGGTCCCGCGACCGATCCGCGGCATGATTGACGCTCTGCTGTGCCAGCAGCCGAATGCAGTCCGTGCGTCGTACGAGCGGCGATTCGGAGTGGAAGCGGCACAACTGCTGAAAGAGGCACGCCGCGACGACTCGGCCGCTGCCCTTTCGGGCGTGCTGCGAAAGTACCGTCGGACCCGGGCCGGCCTGACCGCATTGGCGGAAGCGGCCGCCCTGGCTCAGGATCGCGGCCAGTTCGCCGAAGCCGCCCGCCTGCGTGCGGCCTTGCTGCGTGATCCGCTGTACCGACGTCTCGCTCCTGCCGCCGGGCAGAACGTCTCGCACGACGGCAGGCTTCTGCAGGCTCATCAGACGGACGCTCACGCCACCGAGGGCATTCGCCAAGCGTCGTTGAACACCACACCGGTCGCTTCCAGCAGCGACGTTCGATCACAGTCGATTCTGCAGACCCGTTCGATGCCCGAGTGGCTGTACGCCTTCGGCAATTCGTCCGGTCTGGGCGGGCAGTCCGGCTCGCCGCCGTATCCGGTGCCGGTCTGGGCCCGTTCGTTTGTCGGCGACGATTCGCCCTCGGCCGCTGGCGAGAGCCCGCTGGCGGACGAGCATGCCGGCTGGGTCGAGCAGCGACGGTCCTCCCGTCAGCCGACGGGGGTCGCCATCTATCCGATCGTATCCGGGGAAACATTGCTCTACCGCGATTACCACGGAGTAACGGCGGTCGACGTGACGACGGGGCGTCACCTGTGGACGTACACCTGTCACCATTCGTTCGCGGGCGAAGTGGAAGCGTCCGGGGCGACCTCAACGACGAAGGCTTCCGGTTCGAACAGCCTCCGCTACGAGCACGAGTTCGCCGGGAATTCGGCCTGCGGAGTGCTGACGGCCGACCGGCATCATGCGTACACGGTCGACTGGGATGCGGCCGCCGCGACCCGTTCTGCGACTTCGGGAGAGCCGCCGGTCCATTCCCGTCTGCTGGCGCTGCCACTGCAGACGTCGGAAGGGGAAGTGCAACCGGCGTGGACCGCGGGCGGGGACACCGGACCACTCAGCGGGCACGTCTTCCTCGGCCCACCCCTGCCTGTGCGAGGCAGCCTGTTCTGCATGACCGAACATGTCGGGCAGCTGCATCTGGCGTCGCTTGATCCTGAAGATGGTTCTGTCCGCTGGTTGCAGCCGCTGGCGATCGTGGACCGGCCAATTCACGAAGACGAATACCGCCGTCGTGCCGTCTGCATGCCGTCATCCGACGGCGGCGTCATTGTCTGTCCGACACTGCTCGGCGCGGTGGTAGGAGTCGACGCGTGGACCGGCGATCTGTTGTGGACCCGCTTGTGCGTCGACGACGCCGTGCGCTCTTCTGTCGGCCGTCGGCCGGCCCGCCGTATTACCGAGCATGCCGATGCGACATTGCCGTCGGTGCCGGTCGTGCAGCACGGGCGGGTCGTCTACCTGCCGCCGTCGTCCGATCAACTGTTCTGCCTGGATCTGGGCAGTGGCAAGCCGCTGTGGGATGCCGATCGCGATACGGCCCACTTCGTGGCGACCGTGCGGAATGGCGTCGTCCTGCTCGTGGGACGTCGTCACTGTATCGGTCGGGCCCTTGCGGATGGTCGGCTGCTGTGGAAGACGAAAGTGGGGCATCCGGCCGGGCGCGGTGTGGTCTCCGACGGGCATTACCTGCTCCCGCTGAGTGACGGAACCCTCGCGTCACTGCGGATCGCCGATGGAGGCCTTTCGACGTCGCTGATGCCCAGCGTGCAGCGGGCCCATTCCGATCAACCGGGACGGATCGGCAACCTGGCCGCGATCGACGATGGTGTCGTCTCGGTGACTCCGGAAGGCGTGCAGTTGTTCCTGCCGTCCGCCCGGCTGCAGACCCGTCTCGAAATCGAGATCGCGGCTGATCCGGACGATCTGGGGCTGCGAATCCAGGCTGCCGAGGTCGCGATGGTGCTGGGCGAGACCGACACGGCCCGGGGGCACCTCGAAGCCGTTCTCGCGTCGTCGTCGGACGAAGCGGCCCGAAAGAGCGTTCCGCTGTTGCGGGATCTGCTCTACTACGAGTTGCTCGCGCACCGGGGCCCCGCAGCCGGCGTGCTGCAGCGTCTGGCCGAGCTCGCCGATTCGCCTCGTGAAGAGGCCCGACTGCTGACCGTCCGGTTGCGGGTCGAACTGGGACGCGCGCACTACGAAGCAGCTCTGGGAACGGCCATGCGGCTCAGGCAGCTGGACTACAACGGGCTGGTTCCCCTCGACCTGTATGGCGAGCATCTGGTCGCTCCGTCCGCTGTGTCGACCTCCGGACTGATGCGGATGCTTGCGGGGATGTCACGGACTGAACAGCAACTGTATGGCCCGCGTCTGCTGGCCTTCGTTGGCAAAAGCGACACGTCAGTGCCGGGGCGGCAGGAACAGCAGCGGACCACCGCGATCTCGGTTGGGGCGACACACGTTACCGCGGCCGGCGAGTTCCACAGCGGCGGTCTGCAGGAAGCCGGGCGCGGAGCGGCCGCACTCGACCTGCGACCGCACACGGTAGGATTCAGACCACGAACCGGCGACGCGCGGACCGTGCCGGTCATGCTTGCTGCGACATTCGGCGAGTTCGGCATGGCGACGGCTGGGAATCAACCCGTCGCGATGGACGAACGTCAGGGCTGGAACGCTGACAGCACGCTCACTGTCGGTGCCGGAGCCGTCGCGGCATTCCGGAACGGCGAACCGTGGGCCGATGTCGAGATTCGTCAGTTGCCGATCGAGGCATCTCCCGCGACTCCCCAGCGGGCAGGGGACTTTCTGCAGGAGCTGCGCGACCATCGTGAATGCACACCCTCAACGCGTGCTCCGTACCGGCTGTTCGATCTGGGAACGTCGCAGGGACACAAGTCGCTGCTGTTCATCGACCGTCGGACCGCGAATGTCTTACAGACCGTGCGGGTTCCTCTGCCGAGCTGGTCGGGCAACCAGTCGCGGCTGCGTTCGTGCGGTCGGTTGCTGCTGATGTCCGGACAGCAGGCGACGGCCGTCAGCGTCGACAGTCCGGAACCGCTGTGGACCTGGCAGCCGGAGACCGATGGCGAGACGCACGACGTCCGGCTGGGACCGGTCTGCGAATCGGTCTGCGTGGCGCAGTCCGGTTCGGTACTGGCGGCACTGGATCCGCAAACGGGGCGTGTGTTGTGGCAGCGTTTCGATGTCGACGCCGATGCGGGACTGTTCGCCAACGAGCGGAGTGGCGTCTTCGGCGATGAGAATCTGCTGGTTGTCTTCGAAGCCGATCAGAAGAGCTATACCCTGCTGGAAACCGCGACCGGCGCGGTGCTGCGACAGGGACAGCTGGCGATTGGACCGCACGATGTGCGGCGGCCCCGTCGGGTCATCGGCCGGCGTCTCGTCTATGCAACGCGCGTCGAGAACGGACTGCGGTGGAGAGTCTGGGATCCGAAGAGTGATCGCCTCGAACTGGATCTGTCGGCACATCCGCGGCTGCTCGCCGACCATACCGAGGACGGCTGGCTGGCCTGCCTGGGAACGGAAGGCCGACTTGTCATCTTCGATCTCGCGGCCGGCGAGGTACACACGCAGCTCGATTTTTCGCCCCGGGCGGTTGCCCAGCTCAGCTCGCTGACACTGCTCGAGGATGATGAGCGGTTCTATATCAATCTGGGAGTCAACCGCGGCTATTCGCGATGTGTCAACATGTCGAGCGATCTCAAGTGGCCGCATCACACTCTCAGCGGACACCTGATTGCCGTGGACCGTCAGACAGGAGCCCGTCTGTGGGATTGCGAACTCGAGAACCGCAGCGTGCTCGAGCTGGGTGATCGCGGCGAGCTGCCGTTTCTGGTGACGGTCTGCGCGTTTCGGGATGCCACGTCACGAGCCCCGACCTCGTTGCTGCTGGAACTGATTGATCGACGGACCGGCGATTCGGTGGCGTCGAACGATTCGCTGCAGCGGGTGCCGATCGTCCATGTCAATTCCGACACCGATCATTCGCGGATACAGCTGATCGGGCCGGCAGGAACGATTCAGCTCGAAGGAGTTGCCGGCGCAGGCGATCTGCTGACCGTGGCGGATGTCACTGCCGAAGAGGCCGCCGGTCAGACCGACCTGACCGAGGACAGTGCGGAATAG
- a CDS encoding Glu/Leu/Phe/Val family dehydrogenase, whose product MSSYETAEHYFHRAADVMGLSSNMRTLLLTPLREVKVQVALELDDGQIGTFIGYRIQHDQARGPMKGGLRFHPDVDEGEVLALATLMTWKTALVNIPYGGAKGGISIDPRKLSQGEMERITRKFIDQIHDVIGPDKDIPAPDMGTNAQVMAWIANQYEKFHGFNPACVTGKPVELHGAQGREEATGRGVAILTRSFLTRLKHDVAGATIAIQGFGNVGSYAARFLHEMGAKIVAVSDAFGAVYNAEGLDIPAVARHAAETGRVSAIGGASEITNEELLTADVDVLIPAAIGGVLTKENARHIRAKYIVEAANNPTEPEADDIFEERDILVLPDVLANTGGVTVSYFEWVQNRQHFRWELSRVREELDKILDESFDRVWKVATDKGVPLRVAAYILGIGRVGRATVLGGI is encoded by the coding sequence GTGAGCTCCTACGAAACTGCCGAGCACTATTTTCACCGCGCCGCCGACGTCATGGGGCTGTCGTCGAACATGCGGACGCTGCTGCTCACCCCGCTGCGCGAAGTCAAAGTGCAGGTCGCCCTGGAGCTCGACGACGGGCAGATCGGCACCTTCATCGGATATCGCATCCAGCACGATCAGGCCCGCGGCCCCATGAAGGGGGGGCTGCGGTTTCACCCCGACGTCGACGAAGGGGAAGTGCTGGCGCTGGCGACGCTGATGACCTGGAAGACCGCCCTGGTGAACATTCCCTACGGCGGAGCCAAAGGGGGCATCTCGATCGATCCCCGCAAGCTCAGCCAGGGGGAGATGGAACGGATCACCCGCAAGTTCATCGACCAGATCCACGATGTGATCGGGCCCGACAAGGACATCCCCGCTCCCGACATGGGAACCAATGCCCAGGTGATGGCCTGGATCGCCAACCAGTACGAGAAGTTTCACGGCTTCAACCCCGCCTGTGTCACCGGCAAGCCGGTCGAACTGCACGGAGCCCAGGGACGTGAAGAAGCGACCGGACGCGGCGTGGCGATTCTGACCCGTTCATTCCTGACACGGCTGAAGCATGACGTCGCCGGGGCCACCATCGCCATTCAGGGGTTCGGCAACGTCGGCAGCTACGCCGCCCGTTTTCTGCACGAGATGGGGGCCAAGATCGTCGCCGTCTCGGACGCCTTCGGGGCCGTCTACAACGCCGAGGGGCTCGACATCCCGGCCGTGGCCCGACACGCGGCTGAAACCGGGCGGGTCTCGGCGATCGGCGGGGCCAGCGAGATCACCAACGAGGAACTGCTGACTGCGGACGTCGATGTCCTCATTCCGGCAGCAATCGGAGGTGTCCTGACAAAAGAGAACGCCCGCCACATCCGTGCGAAGTACATTGTGGAAGCGGCGAACAATCCAACCGAGCCGGAAGCGGACGACATCTTCGAAGAACGGGACATTCTCGTCCTGCCGGATGTTCTGGCCAATACCGGTGGTGTCACGGTGAGTTACTTCGAATGGGTGCAGAACCGGCAGCACTTCCGCTGGGAACTCTCGCGGGTTCGCGAGGAACTGGACAAGATCCTCGATGAGAGCTTTGACCGCGTGTGGAAGGTTGCCACGGACAAGGGGGTGCCTCTGCGTGTCGCCGCGTATATCCTTGGTATAGGACGCGTCGGTCGCGCAACGGTCCTCGGAGGCATTTAG
- a CDS encoding tetratricopeptide repeat protein — MADPPPQSEHPSPVRSSPSLQGERVAFTGTLASMTHAKAAELVAEHGGTSTDHVSRQTTMLVVGEEGWPLDDDGQPSLKIRQAERWIEEGAPLRIINESDWLHLLGLTERCDEIHRLYTPAMLSSLLGISVHLVRTWERCGLIRPVRKTYRLPYFDFAEVNCVRRLNELLDAGVSRRELESSLRSLPSVRRGDERPLEQLDLLVRNSHIVVRDDHGLIVPTSGQRLLDFSIPDESEPAEVPSPESEARPPSVRFRPAEPEHETWSSGDWFSQGCLLSECGELKAACEAFRLCLMTDAQNAEAHFRLAECLYRLDNVPGALERYHAAVENDHGYLEAWTQIGSLHRELGELDAAVDAFDIALDIHPDYPDAHFQKAETLAELGRMDEAAPHWLRYLDYDVRGPWADVARQRLQDVPADVAGLSRP; from the coding sequence ATGGCCGATCCCCCGCCCCAGTCCGAGCACCCGTCCCCGGTCCGCAGTTCCCCCTCCCTGCAGGGAGAGCGGGTCGCCTTCACCGGGACGCTGGCGTCGATGACCCATGCCAAAGCAGCCGAACTCGTTGCCGAGCACGGAGGTACGTCGACGGATCACGTCAGTCGGCAGACGACCATGCTCGTCGTCGGTGAAGAAGGCTGGCCGCTCGACGATGATGGCCAGCCCTCACTGAAGATCCGCCAGGCCGAACGATGGATCGAAGAGGGGGCGCCGCTGCGGATCATCAACGAATCCGACTGGCTCCACCTGCTGGGGCTCACGGAACGTTGTGACGAAATCCACCGGCTGTACACGCCGGCAATGCTCAGCAGTCTGCTCGGGATTTCGGTCCATCTCGTGCGGACGTGGGAGCGGTGTGGTCTGATTCGCCCGGTTCGAAAGACCTACCGGCTTCCGTATTTTGATTTTGCGGAAGTCAATTGCGTCCGCCGACTGAACGAACTGCTCGATGCAGGCGTCAGTCGCCGCGAACTGGAGTCGAGTCTGCGGAGTCTGCCGTCGGTCCGGCGGGGGGACGAGCGTCCCCTCGAGCAGCTCGACCTGCTGGTCCGCAACTCGCACATCGTGGTTCGGGATGACCACGGGCTGATTGTGCCGACCAGCGGCCAGCGGCTCCTGGACTTTTCGATTCCGGATGAGTCCGAGCCAGCGGAAGTCCCTTCTCCCGAGTCCGAAGCCCGCCCGCCTTCGGTCCGTTTTCGCCCGGCCGAACCGGAACACGAAACCTGGTCAAGCGGCGACTGGTTTTCGCAGGGATGCCTGCTGTCGGAGTGCGGCGAACTCAAGGCCGCCTGCGAAGCGTTCCGGCTCTGTCTGATGACCGACGCCCAGAATGCCGAGGCTCATTTCCGCCTGGCCGAATGCCTGTACCGGCTCGATAACGTGCCGGGAGCGCTGGAGCGGTACCACGCGGCGGTCGAGAACGACCACGGCTACCTCGAAGCGTGGACGCAGATCGGATCCCTGCATCGCGAGCTGGGGGAACTCGATGCCGCGGTCGATGCGTTCGACATCGCCCTGGACATTCACCCCGATTACCCCGACGCACACTTCCAGAAGGCGGAGACGCTGGCCGAACTGGGGCGCATGGACGAAGCCGCGCCGCACTGGCTGCGGTATCTCGACTACGACGTGCGGGGGCCGTGGGCCGACGTCGCCCGGCAGCGGCTGCAGGACGTGCCCGCCGATGTCGCCGGTCTCAGCCGCCCGTGA